A portion of the Acidobacteriaceae bacterium genome contains these proteins:
- a CDS encoding TIGR00730 family Rossman fold protein, translating into MAEDLKATEATPKLPEHLDSAELAYEDIEFLNSPDGRPLRILSEYAEPMARFRRERIQDTVVFFGSARFRGMDEANQQLELLDNTGSTQRAPDEEQPACAEELQNAETSALKLKRAEAAVEMARYYEDARKLARMMTEWSKTLPGRRHRFVVTSGGGPGIMEAANRGAWEAGGKTIGLNIKLPFEQYPNPYITPSLNFSFHYFFMRKYWFAYLAKALVVFPGGFGTLDEMFELLTLDQTHKLGTKITVVIYGSEYWKNVINLELLADKGAISPRDLDLFQFADTPEDAFAILQRGLIENHLLPTTDEGTVPTEPAPNEQETLGPDIAQTRR; encoded by the coding sequence ATGGCTGAAGACTTGAAAGCAACCGAAGCGACTCCGAAACTCCCCGAACACCTTGATTCGGCCGAACTGGCCTACGAAGACATTGAGTTCCTGAACTCTCCCGACGGTCGTCCGCTCCGCATTCTCAGCGAGTACGCGGAGCCTATGGCCCGTTTCCGCCGCGAACGTATTCAGGACACGGTCGTCTTCTTCGGCTCAGCGCGTTTTCGCGGGATGGATGAGGCGAATCAGCAGCTTGAACTGCTCGATAACACCGGCTCCACGCAGCGCGCACCGGACGAAGAGCAGCCCGCGTGTGCGGAAGAGTTGCAGAACGCCGAGACCAGTGCGCTGAAGCTGAAACGCGCTGAAGCTGCCGTGGAGATGGCCCGCTACTACGAGGATGCGCGCAAGCTGGCGCGGATGATGACGGAGTGGTCGAAGACTCTGCCTGGGCGCAGGCATCGCTTTGTGGTGACCTCGGGTGGCGGTCCCGGCATCATGGAAGCCGCAAACCGCGGGGCCTGGGAGGCTGGCGGCAAGACCATCGGCTTGAACATCAAGCTGCCGTTTGAGCAGTACCCCAACCCCTACATCACGCCGTCGCTGAACTTCAGCTTCCACTACTTCTTCATGCGCAAGTACTGGTTTGCGTACCTGGCGAAGGCGCTGGTGGTCTTCCCTGGCGGTTTTGGCACTCTGGACGAGATGTTCGAGCTGCTGACGCTGGACCAGACGCACAAACTCGGTACGAAGATCACGGTCGTCATCTACGGCTCGGAGTACTGGAAGAACGTCATCAATCTGGAGCTGCTGGCGGACAAAGGGGCGATCTCCCCCAGGGACCTAGACCTCTTCCAGTTTGCAGACACGCCGGAAGACGCGTTCGCGATCCTGCAACGCGGGCTCATCGAGAACCATCTGCTGCCGACGACAGACGAAGGCACCGTGCCGACGGAGCCTGCACCGAATGAACAGGAAACTCTTGGGCCGGATATCGCTCAGACTCGCCGGTAA
- a CDS encoding ribonuclease HI family protein: MSGSLFGDSSAPSTAARNKTSGGGDDWLTAHCDGGSRGNPGPAGYGAVIVAPSGEKIAELSEFLGVFTNNVAEYRGLVATLDWVVANGYRRLRVVSDSLLMVNQINGRYKVNSPDLRELWTAARRQIAQLDDFNISHALRHKNKDADRLANEAMDRGTGKPAAGRPAAAIPYPKAPGSPQPPQSRPVAASTTPAAATSSGKMYRGFVRDGAVHLLGDARLPDGAFVKIILE, translated from the coding sequence ATGTCCGGCAGTCTATTTGGCGATTCCTCAGCTCCCTCCACCGCAGCCCGCAACAAAACCTCCGGCGGCGGGGACGACTGGCTGACCGCGCACTGCGATGGCGGCTCCCGCGGAAATCCCGGCCCAGCCGGGTACGGCGCCGTTATTGTGGCGCCAAGTGGTGAAAAAATCGCCGAACTGAGCGAGTTTCTGGGTGTTTTCACCAATAACGTCGCCGAGTATCGCGGCCTGGTCGCGACGCTGGACTGGGTCGTCGCTAACGGCTACCGCCGCCTGCGCGTCGTCAGTGATTCGCTGCTGATGGTCAACCAGATCAATGGCCGCTACAAGGTGAACTCACCCGACCTGCGCGAGCTCTGGACCGCAGCACGCCGCCAGATCGCCCAGCTTGACGACTTCAACATCTCCCACGCGCTGCGCCACAAAAACAAAGACGCCGACCGGCTGGCGAACGAAGCCATGGATCGCGGCACTGGCAAACCCGCCGCTGGTCGTCCGGCTGCGGCAATTCCCTACCCAAAAGCTCCAGGATCACCGCAACCACCACAAAGCAGGCCGGTTGCTGCATCCACAACGCCTGCAGCTGCCACTTCTTCCGGAAAAATGTATCGCGGTTTTGTGCGCGACGGGGCGGTGCATCTGCTCGGCGACGCTCGCCTGCCGGACGGCGCTTTCGTCAAGATCATCCTCGAGTAG